One window of Cellulomonas shaoxiangyii genomic DNA carries:
- a CDS encoding molybdopterin-dependent oxidoreductase encodes MGPEDDEPSPPGDAREGAAPAAPAASGTRWDEPSATLAAAASGVAAGAVTVGVGAVAAAVTGASSDPLVAVGAAFVDLTPPWLKDWAVAAFGTADKAVLAVGQAVVLALLAGLAGALARRRWSWGAVLVVALGGLAGVAAMTRPDAGLLAPLPSVLGALAGLLALRALLGRVPPPPSASAPAPPAADVPAVPRPAARPGASRRGFLLAASLATALGVVALAAGRVAGAAGRGVQAVRDAVRLPAPARPAAAPPADVQVDVDGAEPWATPPATFYRIDTALVVPQVDPSTWRLRLHGLVEQEVELTWDELLGAGLVEAWVTLACVSNPVGGDLVGNQRWLGLPVRDLLARARPTAGADMVLSRSVDGFSASTPLEALTDDRDALLAVAMDGAPLPPEHGFPVRLVVPGLYGYVSATKWVTELEVTRFDAAEAYWTRRGWSERGPVKTQSRIDVPRGGTTVPAGDVVVAGTAWAQHRGITQVQVRVDDGPWRDADLAGDGGVDTWRQWRWTWRGASAGSHRLHVRAWDPQGPQTGAPQGVVPDGATGYHRVDVTVA; translated from the coding sequence ATGGGACCCGAGGACGACGAGCCCTCCCCGCCCGGGGACGCGCGTGAGGGTGCGGCGCCGGCCGCGCCGGCCGCGTCCGGCACGCGGTGGGACGAGCCCTCCGCGACCCTGGCCGCGGCCGCGTCCGGGGTCGCCGCGGGAGCCGTGACGGTCGGCGTCGGCGCGGTCGCGGCCGCGGTGACCGGGGCCTCGTCGGACCCGCTCGTCGCGGTGGGCGCGGCGTTCGTCGACCTCACCCCGCCGTGGCTCAAGGACTGGGCGGTGGCCGCGTTCGGCACGGCCGACAAGGCCGTCCTGGCGGTCGGGCAGGCGGTGGTGCTCGCGCTGCTCGCCGGGCTCGCGGGGGCGCTCGCGCGGCGCCGGTGGTCCTGGGGTGCCGTGCTCGTCGTCGCGCTCGGGGGCCTCGCGGGGGTCGCCGCCATGACGCGCCCCGACGCGGGCCTGCTGGCGCCGCTGCCGAGCGTGCTGGGCGCCCTCGCGGGCCTGCTCGCGCTCCGCGCCCTGCTGGGCCGGGTGCCTCCGCCGCCGTCCGCGTCGGCACCCGCGCCGCCGGCTGCCGACGTCCCGGCCGTGCCGCGCCCCGCCGCCCGACCCGGTGCCTCGCGCCGCGGCTTCCTGCTCGCGGCGTCGCTGGCGACGGCGCTCGGCGTCGTCGCGCTCGCCGCCGGGCGCGTGGCGGGCGCCGCCGGCCGCGGCGTGCAGGCGGTGCGCGACGCCGTGCGGCTGCCGGCGCCCGCGCGCCCCGCGGCCGCTCCCCCGGCCGACGTGCAGGTCGACGTCGACGGCGCCGAGCCGTGGGCGACGCCGCCGGCGACGTTCTACCGGATCGACACCGCGCTGGTCGTGCCGCAGGTGGACCCCTCGACGTGGCGGCTGCGCCTGCACGGCCTCGTCGAGCAGGAGGTCGAGCTCACGTGGGACGAGCTGCTCGGCGCCGGGCTCGTCGAGGCGTGGGTGACGCTCGCCTGCGTCTCCAACCCCGTCGGCGGGGACCTCGTCGGCAACCAGCGCTGGCTCGGGCTGCCCGTGCGGGACCTGCTGGCCCGCGCCCGGCCCACCGCCGGCGCGGACATGGTGCTCTCGCGCAGCGTCGACGGCTTCAGCGCCTCCACGCCCCTCGAGGCGCTCACGGACGACCGGGACGCGCTGCTCGCGGTCGCGATGGACGGCGCCCCGCTGCCGCCGGAGCACGGCTTCCCCGTCCGCCTCGTCGTCCCCGGTCTGTACGGGTACGTCTCCGCGACGAAGTGGGTCACCGAGCTCGAGGTCACCCGGTTCGACGCCGCCGAGGCCTACTGGACGCGGCGCGGCTGGTCCGAGCGGGGCCCGGTGAAGACGCAGTCGCGCATCGACGTCCCGCGCGGCGGCACGACCGTCCCGGCCGGGGACGTCGTCGTCGCCGGTACGGCGTGGGCGCAGCACCGCGGGATCACCCAGGTGCAGGTGCGCGTCGACGACGGCCCGTGGCGCGACGCCGACCTGGCGGGCGACGGCGGCGTGGACACGTGGCGGCAGTGGCGATGGACGTGGCGGGGTGCGAGCGCCGGGTCGCACCGGCTGCACGTGCGCGCGTGGGACCCGCAGGGGCCGCAGACCGGCGCGCCGCAGGGCGTGGTGCCCGACGGCGCGACGGGCTACCACCGGGTCGACGTCACGGTCGCCTGA